CAAAGCCGCCGAGGGTCTCTACGTGTACGACACAGTGCAGCGCCTTAATGACAGCCGCTTTGGAACCGGCGACGTCTCCGACATTCGCCGCTACATCAAACTCGGCCCTCTCGGGCAAGCATTTGCCTCGCCAGAACGGGTGGTTCTTCTCATTGACGAAATCGACAAGGCCGACCTCGAATTCCCGAACGACTTGCTGCGCGAGCTCGACGAAATGCGCTTCACCATCATCGAAACAGGCGAAGAAATCGTCGCGCGCCACCGCCCGATCGTCATTATTACCTCGAACAACGAAAAGGAGCTGCCCGACGCTTTTCTGCGCCGCTGTATCTTCTACTACATCGAGTTCCCCGACCCTGCGCTCATGCGGCGCATCGTGGCGGTACACCACCCTCACCTGGATGCCAAGCTCCTCGACCAAGTCCTCATCAAATTTTACTGGCTGCGAGAACAGCGCGAGCTGCGCAAAAAACCTTCCACGTCGGAACTCATCGACTGGATCGCGGCCCTGGTGCGCGCCGGCGTGAGCTTGGAGAAAATCGAGCAGCACATTCCTTTCGTGGGGGCGCTTCTCAAGAAGGAACAAGACGTGGACGCTTTGCAGCGTTACGACGCTGCGGGAGGACGTTTCCCCAAGTCGTGGGCGGAGCTCGGCCCGCGATACAATCAATGAGCGAGGCGCCGAGGGGCAGATGTTCCTCGATTTGTTCTACGGGCTCCGCGAAGAAGGTGTTCCCGTCGGCATCCAGGAATGGATGACGTTTCTGGAGGCCCTGGAAAAAGGCCTGCACGGCTCGAGCTTGCTGGGATTTTATCAGCTCGGACGAGCTTGCCTGATCAAGAGCGAGACCTACTTCGATGCTTACGATCGCGTGTTTGCGCGTGTGTTCCGCGGTGTCGAAGGCTCATTTGGCGACGAGGTCGTAGAAAAAGTGCTGCAGTGGCTCCGCGATCCGAAGAACTTCCCCAACCTTACGCCGGAGCAGCTCGCGCAACTCGAGCGCCTGAGCCACGACGAGCTCATGCGGCGCTTTCTGGAAACGCTGGAGAAACAAACGGAACGCCACGATGGGGGCGACCGTTGGATCGGCACGGGGGGACGTTCGCCATTTGGTCACTCCGGACAGCACCCCACCGGAATCCGCGTGGGCGGCCCGCCGCGCAGCCGCTCTGCCATGAAGGTGGCGGAAGAGCGGCGCTTTCGTGACTATCGCACCGATGTGAGCTTGGACGTGCGGCAGATCCGCGTGGCTTTACGGCGGCTGCGCCACTTGACCCGCACGGGCGAGGCCACCGAGCTAGATCTGGATCGCACGGTAGACGAAACGTGCCGCAACGCAGGTGAAATCGAGCTGGTGTTCCGCCCGCCCCGGCGAAACGACGTGCGGCTGCTGCTTCTCATGGATGTCGGCGGTACGATGGATCCCTACTTCGAGCCGGTGAGCCAATTGCTGACGGCGCTACATGAAGAGCGGGGTTTGCGAGCCTTCGAGGCGTACTACTTCCACAACTGCATTTACGATCACGTGTACAGCCGTGCCCGCATGTTTCGCAGCGATGCCGTGCCCACGGGCGATTTGTTGCGCCGCTTGGACTCGCGATGGAAAGTGCTGATCGTCGGAGATGCATCCATGCATCCTGCAGAGCTCCTCGAGCCGTTCGGCAACATCGATCCCCGGCGAGTCTCGGCAACTCCAGGGATTGTCTGGCTGCAACGGATTGCCGCGCATTTCGAGCGCAGCGTGTGGGTGAACCCGGAGAAACCGCCGTATTGGGATGCCGACACCTGCCGGATCATTCGCAAGCTGTTTCCGATGTTTTATCTGAGCGTTGACGGACTCACTGAAGCCGTGCAAGCTTTGGTCGGCGCGCGGCCGGCGGCAACCGGCCACGCTTGAGTTTCCGGCCGACGTTCGTAAACGGAGGTGGTGCCATGAAACTGTGGAGCGAAAGTTTTACCGATGGCGGACGCATTCCCGAGCGTTGCGCGTTCGGAAGGTACAACCCGCAAACGCACGTCGAGTTGAGCGACAACAAAAATCCCCACCTGGCATGGTCCGGTCTGCCCGCGGGTACAAAATCGCTGGTGCTCCTCTGTCACGACTCCGATGTGCCCAGCCGCGCTGACGACGTGAACAAGGAGGGCGCGGCCGTTCCGGCATCGCTCCCGCGGGTGGACTTTTTCCACTGGGTGTTAGTGGACCTGGATCCGAGCATCACGGAAATTGCCGAAGGCGAATTCTCCAACGGCATCGTGCCCCACGGCAAGCCCGGGCCGGAAGGGCCACGCGGCACGCGCCAGGGGATCAACGATTACACAAACTGGTTTGCCAACGACCCGCAAATGGCGGGTGACTATTATGGTTACGACGGTCCCTGCCCGCCGTGGAACGACGAAATCGTTCACCACTACCACTTCACCTTGTATGCCACCGACTTCGACCGCTTCCCTCTGAGCGGCAAGTTTACCGGCGGGGATGTACTGCGCGCCTTGCAAGGTCATGTGCTCGCCCAAGCGCGCATCACCGGCACATACGCGATCAACCCGAATGCGCGCTGAGGCAAGCGGCGCCGCGAGGTCGTTACCTTAGGCAGGAGTTGCCTGGGTCTTTACGCCGAACCACAAGGCGTACAAGGCCGGAAGCAACAACAGCGTAATGACCGTACCCGCAGTCACTCCGCCCATTAGCGCAATCGCCATGGGCCCCCAAAACGTGTCGGTCGCAAGCGGTACGAATGCGAGCACAGCGGCGGCGGCGGTGAGAACGACGGGCCGCGCGCGCCGGACTGTCGCTTCTACAATTGCGGCACGGGGAGCCATGCCGGCATCGAGGTTGTCGTCCACCTGCTTGGCCAAAATGAGGGTGTTGCGCATGAGAATCCCGGCCAAGCCAATCAGCCCTAACATGGCCACGAAACCGAGCGGCTTTTGCGCCAGCAGGAGCGCCGGTACGGCCCCGGCAATCCCTAGGGGAGCGGTAGCCACAACCAGGAACGTCCCGCGAAACGTCCGCATTTGCAACATGATGACCAAGAGCATCAAGAGCACCATGATCGGTTGCACGGCCCGGATCGAGCGTTCACCCTTTTGAGACTGCTCGACCGTGCCGCTGATTTCCACGTGGTACCCGATCGGTAAACGGGCGCGCAGAGGGCCGAGATCGTTCCAGATCTGCCAAGTTACGTCGGCGGCTTGAGCGCCCGCAACTTCGGCATTGACGGCGATGAACGGCTGGCGATTGTAACGCTTCAACACCGGATCCTCGAATTCCAGCTCTAGGGTGCCGACCTGTTCGAGCGCAACGGAACGACCGTCGAGAGTTTTCAACTCCACCCCGTCCAGTGCGCTCTTGCCTTCACCCCGGATGTACAAAGGCACTCCACGAATATCCTCGCGCAGCTCCGTGGTCGGCACCCCGCCGAACTGGAACTGAAGCTGTTGTGCGAGTTCCCGAGGGGTCAGGCCGATGGCGCGCAATCGCTCGCGGTCGATGCGCCAGCGCAACACCGGTACTCGCTCCTGCCACTCGAGATGCGCATCCACCGTGTAGGGGTTGCGCGCCACGACGTCGCGAACCTCGCGCGCGAGACGTCGCAGCTCCAGGACGTCGGGACCCAGCACGCGAAAACTCACCGGCCATTGCACCGGCGGACCGTACAGTAGCGTGTGGGCGCGCACCCGTGCCTCGGGAAACTCGCCGCGTGCTACCGCCTCGCGAATGGCGGCGAGAACAGCCTCCCGCTCACGGGCGGAAGCGGTTACCGCCACAATTTTAGCGAAGGAGGAGCTCGGCATTTCCGGATTGAGGGAAATAAAAAACCGCGGGGCGCCTGCGCCGACGTAGGCCGACAATGTGCGTACCTCGGGGCGCTCTCGCAAAAAGTTTTCCATGCGGCGCGCCACCTGGTCGGTCACTTCGATGCTCGTGCCCTGCGGCAAATAGAGATCCACAATGACCTCGCCCCGATCCGATTGCGGAAAGAATTGCCGCGGAACAGCAACTCCCATGACCACGATACTCAGCGCCAAAATAGCCCCACTGACCAGCGCGACACGCAGCCGGTGCTGCACACACCACTCGATCGCACCCCGCAAGCGCTGGTAGGCAGGAGTGGCATACAGCGAGTCTTCGGTGGTGTGGTGCACTCGATAATCGGGCAACAGGGTTACCCCGAGGTACGGCGTGAACACGACGGCCACCAGCCAAGAGACCAGGAGAGCGTACGCCAGCACCCAAAACATGTTGCCCGCATATTCACCGACACCGGAACGCGCGAACCCAATCGGCAAAAATCCGAGTGCGGTGACGACCGTGCCGGTAAGCATGGGGGCCGCCGTTACATTCCACGCGTGTGCGGCAGCCGCCGCTCTTTCCCAACCTTCTTCCAGTTTCACGATCATCATCTCGATCGCAATAATCGCATCGTCCACGAGAAGCCCGAG
This sequence is a window from Candidatus Binatia bacterium. Protein-coding genes within it:
- a CDS encoding phosphatidylethanolamine-binding protein — protein: MKLWSESFTDGGRIPERCAFGRYNPQTHVELSDNKNPHLAWSGLPAGTKSLVLLCHDSDVPSRADDVNKEGAAVPASLPRVDFFHWVLVDLDPSITEIAEGEFSNGIVPHGKPGPEGPRGTRQGINDYTNWFANDPQMAGDYYGYDGPCPPWNDEIVHHYHFTLYATDFDRFPLSGKFTGGDVLRALQGHVLAQARITGTYAINPNAR
- a CDS encoding multidrug transporter; the encoded protein is MTVGGFNLSALAVRERSVTLFLLLLVGAAGAMAFWSLGRAEDPAFTVRALVVSAVWPGATARQMQELVADRLEKRIQEVEYFYRVETTARAGRVDMVVEFHDYTPANKVPDLFYEVRKRMLDEAPRLPPGVLGPFVNDDFSDVYFALYSLTAPGLAPRQLVREAEKIRDRLNAIPGVQEVHVIGERPERVFVRFDNARLAQMGLSGLQVWDALDAYNRLLPAGLFEGQGPRLFLRVDADLADLDAIRAVPLRIGGRVVTLGEIAEVYRGYEDPPTYLVRAFGQDAVLLGVIMRKGENGLELGARLNEFLAHQRELLPLGLHLDEVTNQAHAISAAVELFEVKFFIAVGVVMLVSLLALGFRAGIVVGIAVPLTLGITFLLMRMTGINLDRISLGALIVALGLLVDDAIIAIEMMIVKLEEGWERAAAAAHAWNVTAAPMLTGTVVTALGFLPIGFARSGVGEYAGNMFWVLAYALLVSWLVAVVFTPYLGVTLLPDYRVHHTTEDSLYATPAYQRLRGAIEWCVQHRLRVALVSGAILALSIVVMGVAVPRQFFPQSDRGEVIVDLYLPQGTSIEVTDQVARRMENFLRERPEVRTLSAYVGAGAPRFFISLNPEMPSSSFAKIVAVTASAREREAVLAAIREAVARGEFPEARVRAHTLLYGPPVQWPVSFRVLGPDVLELRRLAREVRDVVARNPYTVDAHLEWQERVPVLRWRIDRERLRAIGLTPRELAQQLQFQFGGVPTTELREDIRGVPLYIRGEGKSALDGVELKTLDGRSVALEQVGTLELEFEDPVLKRYNRQPFIAVNAEVAGAQAADVTWQIWNDLGPLRARLPIGYHVEISGTVEQSQKGERSIRAVQPIMVLLMLLVIMLQMRTFRGTFLVVATAPLGIAGAVPALLLAQKPLGFVAMLGLIGLAGILMRNTLILAKQVDDNLDAGMAPRAAIVEATVRRARPVVLTAAAAVLAFVPLATDTFWGPMAIALMGGVTAGTVITLLLLPALYALWFGVKTQATPA